One window of Cupriavidus oxalaticus genomic DNA carries:
- a CDS encoding M16 family metallopeptidase: MRRFALHLSMLALLAPLPAPAQPVQPVPAASPAQAQQVATVEGITEYRLPNGLRIVMAPDAAKPTTTVNITYLVGSRHENYGETGMAHLLEHLLFKGTPSLPGKAIPTEFARRGMSVNGTTTQDRTNYFGTFAASDENLDWALRMEADRMVNSVLSKADLDSEMTVVRNEMEMGENSPSRMLMQQTMSAAYRWHNYGKAPIGARSDVENVSIDNLRAFYRRYYQPDNAVLVVAGKFDPAATLARIERYFGPIPRPTRVLPPEHTVEPAQEGARELVIMRPGDNSLVAAQYHVSPGAHPDTTALSLLTIILGDTPGGRLYKALVERGQAASIGSAFYAMKDPGTLLFMAETSRDQSLAAARAGLITQVEGFAEAPVTEAELERARVRMRNAYDHYMSDPGALGIALSEAIAKGDWRLFFLNRDRIETTTLADVQRVAQNYLQSSNRTVGLFVPSAQPARAQVPGKPDVAAMVSGYQGKPALAAVAPFDPSPANIDAHTTRQTLANGMQLALLPKPARGEVVHGVLVLRMGDVQSLQGLTTVGAMTASMLRRGAAGMNREQIADRIEALRARVGIGGSSERVTVSFETRRTQLPELLALLREILRAPDFPEAEFETLRKTSIADIESIQSQPGVMASNALGRHGDPYPMGDPRHARSFAENIADLRAATLAQVRDFHARFYGAGNAQLSLVGDFDAPAAAAQVAQLFGDWTAAQPFERVDRPFVPIAPAEFTLPAPGKANAVYVAAAPIDLTSDSPDYALMMIANRVLGGASLRSRLADRLRQQEGLSYGASSWVQVGALDRAGRFGVQAQYAPQNLARLQRAVADELERFTRDGITAPELAEAVSGLLQQGTVSRSNDAALAGALANQLYLGRTMAFTAELEARLRAATTESVNAAIRRYMQAGGMSRVYAGDFSGAPAAQPTQAREAASGSQAGGGANTEAAGATSAAQP, from the coding sequence ATGCGCCGTTTTGCCCTGCACCTGTCGATGCTTGCCTTGCTGGCCCCGCTGCCCGCGCCGGCGCAACCCGTGCAGCCGGTGCCGGCGGCATCGCCTGCGCAGGCGCAGCAGGTCGCCACTGTGGAGGGCATCACCGAATACCGCCTGCCCAACGGCCTGCGCATCGTCATGGCCCCGGACGCGGCCAAGCCCACCACCACGGTCAATATCACCTACCTCGTGGGCAGCCGCCACGAGAACTATGGCGAGACCGGCATGGCCCACCTGCTCGAGCACCTGCTGTTCAAGGGCACGCCTTCGCTGCCGGGCAAGGCCATTCCGACCGAGTTCGCGCGGCGCGGCATGAGCGTCAACGGCACCACCACGCAGGACCGTACCAATTATTTCGGCACCTTTGCCGCCAGCGACGAAAACCTCGACTGGGCGCTGCGCATGGAAGCGGACCGCATGGTGAACAGCGTGCTGTCCAAGGCCGACCTCGACAGCGAGATGACTGTGGTGCGCAACGAGATGGAAATGGGCGAGAACAGCCCGTCGCGCATGCTGATGCAGCAGACCATGTCCGCCGCATACCGCTGGCACAACTACGGCAAGGCACCGATCGGCGCGCGCAGCGACGTCGAGAACGTCAGCATCGACAACCTGCGCGCGTTCTACCGGCGCTACTACCAGCCGGACAACGCGGTGCTGGTGGTGGCGGGCAAGTTCGATCCCGCCGCCACGCTGGCACGCATCGAGCGCTACTTCGGCCCGATCCCGCGCCCCACGCGCGTGCTGCCGCCCGAGCATACGGTCGAGCCGGCGCAGGAAGGCGCGCGCGAACTGGTGATCATGCGGCCCGGCGACAACAGCCTGGTGGCCGCGCAGTACCACGTCAGCCCCGGCGCACATCCCGACACCACGGCGCTGTCGCTGCTGACGATCATCCTCGGCGACACGCCCGGCGGGCGCCTGTACAAGGCGCTGGTCGAGCGCGGCCAGGCCGCTTCGATCGGCAGCGCGTTCTATGCGATGAAGGACCCCGGCACGCTGCTGTTCATGGCGGAGACGTCCAGGGACCAGTCGCTGGCAGCCGCGCGCGCGGGCCTGATCACGCAGGTCGAAGGCTTTGCCGAGGCCCCCGTGACCGAAGCCGAGCTGGAACGCGCACGCGTGCGCATGCGCAATGCCTACGACCACTACATGAGCGACCCCGGCGCGCTTGGCATCGCCCTGTCGGAGGCCATTGCAAAAGGCGACTGGCGGCTGTTCTTCCTGAACCGCGATCGCATCGAGACCACCACGCTGGCGGACGTGCAGCGCGTGGCACAGAACTACCTGCAGTCGTCAAACCGCACCGTGGGCCTGTTCGTACCGTCCGCGCAGCCAGCCCGCGCGCAGGTGCCCGGCAAGCCTGATGTCGCCGCGATGGTCAGCGGCTACCAGGGCAAGCCGGCGCTGGCCGCGGTCGCGCCGTTCGACCCCAGCCCCGCCAATATCGACGCACATACCACGCGCCAGACGCTGGCCAACGGCATGCAGCTAGCCCTGTTGCCCAAGCCCGCGCGCGGCGAGGTGGTGCATGGCGTGCTGGTGCTGCGCATGGGCGACGTGCAGAGCCTGCAAGGGCTGACCACGGTGGGGGCGATGACCGCGTCAATGCTTCGGCGCGGCGCCGCCGGCATGAACCGCGAGCAGATCGCCGATCGCATCGAGGCGCTGCGCGCGCGCGTCGGCATCGGCGGCAGTTCGGAGCGCGTGACCGTCAGCTTCGAGACACGCCGGACGCAGCTGCCCGAACTGCTGGCACTGCTGCGCGAGATCCTGCGCGCGCCGGACTTTCCCGAAGCGGAGTTCGAGACGCTGCGCAAGACCAGCATCGCGGATATCGAAAGCATCCAGAGCCAGCCGGGCGTGATGGCGTCGAACGCACTGGGCCGTCACGGCGATCCGTATCCCATGGGCGATCCGCGCCACGCGCGCAGCTTTGCCGAGAACATCGCCGACCTGCGCGCGGCCACGCTGGCGCAGGTGCGCGATTTCCACGCGCGTTTCTACGGCGCGGGCAATGCGCAACTGAGCCTGGTAGGCGACTTCGATGCGCCGGCCGCGGCGGCGCAGGTCGCGCAGCTGTTCGGCGACTGGACCGCGGCGCAGCCGTTTGAACGCGTCGACCGGCCGTTCGTGCCGATTGCGCCGGCCGAATTCACGCTGCCCGCGCCGGGCAAGGCCAATGCCGTCTACGTGGCCGCGGCGCCGATCGACCTGACCAGCGACTCGCCGGACTATGCGCTGATGATGATCGCAAACCGCGTGCTGGGTGGTGCCAGCCTGCGCAGCCGGCTGGCCGACCGCCTGCGCCAGCAGGAAGGGTTGAGCTATGGCGCCAGCAGCTGGGTACAGGTGGGCGCGCTCGACCGCGCCGGCCGCTTCGGCGTGCAGGCGCAATACGCGCCGCAGAACCTCGCGCGCTTGCAGCGCGCGGTCGCCGACGAGCTCGAGCGCTTCACACGTGACGGCATCACCGCACCGGAACTGGCAGAAGCGGTCAGCGGCCTGCTGCAGCAGGGCACGGTCAGCCGCAGCAATGACGCGGCGCTGGCGGGTGCGCTTGCCAACCAGCTCTACCTGGGCCGCACCATGGCCTTCACCGCGGAACTCGAGGCTCGGCTGCGCGCGGCCACGACGGAATCGGTCAACGCCGCGATCCGGCGCTATATGCAGGCGGGTGGCATGTCGCGCGTCTATGCGGGCGACTTCAGCGGCGCGCCTGCGGCGCAGCCGACTCAGGCACGCGAGGCGGCCAGCGGCAGCCAGGCAGGCGGCGGGGCGAACACTGAAGCCGCCGGCGCCACATCGGCCGCGCAGCCCTGA